Below is a window of Electrophorus electricus isolate fEleEle1 chromosome 1, fEleEle1.pri, whole genome shotgun sequence DNA.
GACGAAGAGGAATGCAGACAGTTGGCATAGgtttgagaaagaaaacatttgagaatgataaaagacaaaatgttaaaacccGAAGATTTATGTTTTTCATCTTGTGTTTTTGCGGCCTATAGTTTTGACATTGTCATGGCTCCATAACATTATGCTGTCTATCAAAGTTTATTAGAGTAGGAAATCAGGGCACTAAGGGTACTGTTTTCACAATGTGTGAAGCTTACATAAATGGTTACACAAGGCTTGGAGTGTTGCCTTCTGGAAGAAGGACAGTGCATTACATCAGCtcttttctgttcagttttgtGCTGCTGTAGTCTCATCTCGCACAGTCGACTGTTTCTGATATTCTGTTTAATCCATATTTAATCACCACTCCCATTTTATACAATATTTAATCACCAATGCCTCACCTGTTGATCTCCCAGTCTTGATAGTTTTCCGCCCCGCAGCATTGAAGTCCCACCTGAATCTCGTCTATGATGAACCTGAGGTCTGTGTCGTCCTGGTAGCGGGCAACGGCTCCTAGCATGGCGGCACGCAGCACGCCTGTGATCCAATCTTGCAGGCCATAGGCCACGATGATAGCCAGCACCTGAGAAGCAAGCACAGCGAGCAGGGCGGTACAGAAGGTACGCATTAGGCAGCTGTTCTCCCGCAGGGCTCCAGCACAGCCCACCAGACACAACAGGGTGAGCGCCAGGCCACTGGTGGCCAGTGTCAACATGGGGTCCGTGCCCAGGCTCTCGAGCCTCTCCTGGGTGAGGGACTCCTTCTCTAGCAGACCCCAGAGCCCCAGGCCGAGGACACACAGGCCCAGTGCCCAGAAGAGCAGGTTGGTGGTGACCAGGACGTATTTCAGAAGGCAATCGCTGGGACCGCAGGGTTGGTGGTGGCGGGTGGACTGGCTGAGAAACATCCAGGAGGGGTGTCTGCTTCGCTCCCTATGATTGGAGGAACTTGACTCAGTTTTGCCCTCTGTACTGTCATCTGTGTCCAGGTTTGGAGGAGCAGAGGTGTCCTTCTGAAGGTTCCCATGGCaatgtgaagaaaataaaacaaccgTTAATGATTCATTTCTTTCAACCCCACTTTGATTCATTTCTATATTCTTATGCAAGAATAAGGTAACCGTCCTCAACTTTAAGATAAGATGGCCGAAGCGAACCAAGCAGAACATTGGCTGATAACCAGAGACAGAAGATATCTTACCCTTTGTATGAGTGGTCTGCTCTCATCATCCTGTTTGCTTGTTCTCTGCTCCCATAGGAAAGGAAACCTTGAAAGTGAAAAACGGCCCATCTCATATTGTTTGGAGACTCTTCACCGACTAAGGCGGTTAGGGAGAGATGCCAGCTGACTGCAAAGGCAAGCAAGAAAGAGGCAAATATGTTCACGATGGATGCTTGGAACGCAGCAGATTGAGCCAAACTGCAAAGgtgagaaagaggcagagaggcagagaaagtcACGAGAGACGCCCCAAACACAGCACCCGAACTGAATGGAGAACATTTAGCTGGAAGCAGGGATGCTGCCCCGTCATGTGAGAGTCACACTGCTGggattagagtgtgtgtgtgtgtgtgtgtgtgtgtgtgtgtgtgtgtatgagcctGGTGGTGGTGATAACAAGGTCTAAAGAGGTTGGGCAGACCCATCTAACAAAATGCATGACAGTGTGTTACAGAGTAACAATATGCACATTGTAATGCTTCAAAGAATTCAAGGTGCAATATGATGCGAATCTCAGCAAAAACAAGGAATTTTTCAGTCTATTAAAACATTCAATAATATGATGTATTATCAGACCTGTTTCAATAATTAGAGTGCATTAGTTATTGGTAAATGTTTCTTGAGGGCTGACTTATTGTAAACTATGCAATAATGTAAAGGTAATGACTCCGAGACTAGATTTCAGATTTCTGTAAGACCTGACTTTGTAAGAGCTAAGAGTGTCATGTGTTAAGCTAAGATTGTTAAAAGTGTTGTAGTTTATCCTATATTTCATCTCTGTTAGTAGACCAGTGCTGATTTATCAGCTTCTGGATGTACAGCCCACTTTGGCAACAGTGGAGAGTAAAATTCCAGACAACAATGAACTCTGAAGTCGCACCAGTAAATCTGTCACACCCCGAGCTGAGAGGAATCCTCTATGAAATTAGCAGAACTTGCAGGACTGGATTCTCTTCCAACAGGAACAGCACTTCTTCACCCAGCTGAACAGCACTGAGGCAAATGGACTCTGCACCATATGAAGCATTCATCATATAGTCAGAACCCCTGAACCCTCTTAAGTGTCCTTCTTCTGTCCTTCTGTCCATAATTGTATGTAGGTTTGGATAAGAGGCATGAATGGTCATGTGAGGTGTAAAACATCTTGGTAAATACAAGGTTAAATTTGACAGCACTGTCAAAGTGTCCACAAAGGAACACTAGAAAATGAACCAGCAACAAAAAATATCCATGAACTACACTCAGACACAGAGCCATGAGCTCAGGCATGCAGTaaaggctgtctgtgtttgacagttCTTAGTTGTAATGTTCTGAGTGtgaacagagatggagtcaCACGCAGTATGGTGAATGCAGTTTAATGGAGAATACAATTAGTCCACAGTCGTAATCCAAATATACTTGTGCAGGTCAAAATCCAGAAGAGCAGTCCATGAAGCAACCagaacagacagggaacaggcaaatAGGGTAAGCCAATGAAACATGCGGTGATCCAATAAACCAGAAGAAATAGACACGATAacaaacagctcagaaacataaCACAAGTGGACGAGACTTTGTGAAGACTGAATACAAAcatggggtttaaatacaaagatTTAGCTAACAAGATACATGTGAAGGCAATAACAAGTAATGGAAACAAAAtcaggaagtaaataaacatagcGGTGTTGCCGTTAGTTCTAACGTTTTGAAGCAAAACTCTGTactaatctttaaaataaaagtcataacatttaaaaacataactcATTtgtaaccatttaaaataaaactcaaacctaaccttttaaaatgaaactcaGTCA
It encodes the following:
- the LOC113571432 gene encoding tetraspanin-10; translation: MGRFSLSRFPFLWEQRTSKQDDESRPLIQRKDTSAPPNLDTDDSTEGKTESSSSNHRERSRHPSWMFLSQSTRHHQPCGPSDCLLKYVLVTTNLLFWALGLCVLGLGLWGLLEKESLTQERLESLGTDPMLTLATSGLALTLLCLVGCAGALRENSCLMRTFCTALLAVLASQVLAIIVAYGLQDWITGVLRAAMLGAVARYQDDTDLRFIIDEIQVGLQCCGAENYQDWEINSYFNCTAPGMWACSVPPSCCVDPLENGSVWNSQCGAGARRLDELTAHRVVFLGGCLGAVSRWIEHHSGLIGTVAITLLALQILMLLFTASLLNRIQWNKVSLGHWTDQP